A genomic segment from Myxosarcina sp. GI1 encodes:
- a CDS encoding DUF1326 domain-containing protein → MIVTEKSKTDVQWYLKGEWFDVCSCKLPCPCTFAREPTYGDCLFTLVWQIHQGQYGDVRLDNLNVVAIGEVEGNQWVEDLVPSMKLLFYIDERANDSQRQALEQLFTGQAGGWPGEFSKLFSDIRGISYVPIEVVIAEDLSYWRAEIPGKVVAAVEALTGPTADPNQRVQLFNPPGSETGPGQIATWGVVKESSASGFDYSHPFEGQSSKHIPFDWKMPS, encoded by the coding sequence ATGATTGTGACTGAGAAATCAAAAACTGATGTTCAGTGGTATCTGAAGGGCGAGTGGTTTGACGTATGTAGTTGCAAACTACCTTGTCCATGTACATTTGCACGGGAACCAACTTATGGCGATTGCTTGTTTACCCTAGTGTGGCAAATACATCAAGGTCAATATGGCGATGTCAGACTTGATAATTTGAATGTAGTTGCAATTGGTGAAGTTGAGGGAAATCAGTGGGTAGAGGATCTCGTTCCCTCCATGAAACTGTTGTTTTACATTGACGAACGGGCTAACGATTCTCAGCGCCAGGCTCTCGAACAGCTATTTACCGGTCAAGCTGGAGGTTGGCCAGGTGAATTTAGCAAACTGTTTAGCGATATTCGCGGGATTTCATACGTACCGATTGAAGTTGTAATTGCTGAAGACCTGAGCTATTGGCGGGCTGAGATTCCAGGCAAGGTAGTAGCAGCGGTTGAAGCTCTTACCGGTCCTACAGCAGACCCGAATCAACGGGTGCAGTTATTCAATCCCCCTGGTTCGGAAACAGGACCAGGACAGATTGCAACCTGGGGCGTTGTCAAGGAGAGTTCCGCTTCTGGTTTTGATTATTCCCATCCTTTTGAAGGGCAGTCGAGCAAACATATTCCCTTTGATTGGAAAATGCCGTCATAG